The segment TTCAGCATGCCCTCGAGATGTTCGGAGGCAACAAAGCGCGGGCGGCCCGAGCGCTCGGCCTGGACCGGCGCACGCTGTACCGGAAGCTTCGTCAGTACGGTAATACGAAGTAGATCGGCCCGGGGCAGAAAGTCACAGTTTCAGTACTCAACCGCGGTACATTTTGATCACCCTGTTGGGGCAATGCGCGACCTTGGATTGCTCCCGGCGTCGTGTTTGACGCGCAGAACGGTGTTCCGAGCTGCGGCACATTCCTTGCACCCGCAAGCTTCGTGCGAAATGCGTCGATGGCGAAACCCAGGGGTCGAGTCTTGCTCGCCGAAGACAATGCCGACCTGCGAGCTCTCCTTCAAGTCTCGCTCAGCGCCGAAGGCCACGAAGTCGTTTCCGTGGCGAGCGGCCTCGAGCTCATATCCTGCTTCCTCGCGTGCCCGTTCGTCGACGTGGTCATCTCCGACGTGCGGATGCCGGAGCTGAATGGTCTCGAGGTGCTCGAACGGTTTCGTTGCGTCGATGCCAAAACGCCATTCATTCTGATCACGGCGTTCGGCAACAGAAGCCTGCACGAGGAGGCTCATCGTCTCGGCGCCAATGC is part of the Vicinamibacteria bacterium genome and harbors:
- a CDS encoding response regulator gives rise to the protein MAKPRGRVLLAEDNADLRALLQVSLSAEGHEVVSVASGLELISCFLACPFVDVVISDVRMPELNGLEVLERFRCVDAKTPFILITAFGNRSLHEEAHRLGANAVLDKPFDPDELGDLVRRLVLREGSSPGQRR